A region from the Silene latifolia isolate original U9 population chromosome 7, ASM4854445v1, whole genome shotgun sequence genome encodes:
- the LOC141591632 gene encoding borneol dehydrogenase, mitochondrial-like isoform X1 — protein sequence MVFPVLSAAAKRLVGKVAIITGGASGIGECTAKLFTQHGAKVVIADIQDDLGQSICKELGPSATFVQCDVTKEEDVKNVVDYTMAQYGKLDIMYNNAGIGGFPTPSIIETTLSEFEEVMKVNLIGSFLGTKHAARVMIPTKQGSIITTSSTSSIIGGGAIYSYTSSKHGVVGLMKNAAVELGNYGIRVNCVAPYLTSTPMARSFLNIKDEDFSNFYSNIKGERCKVEDIANAALFLASDDAKYVSGHNLVVDGGFTIMNPGFCIYEYTK from the exons ATTGGTGGGTAAAGTGGCGATAATAACCGGAGGTGCAAGCGGAATTGGTGAATGCACAGCCAAACTTTTCACACAACATGGAGCTAAAGTTGTGATTGCGGATATCCAAGATGATTTAGGCCAATCAATTTGTAAAGAACTTGGGCCTTCAGCCACCTTCGTCCAATGTGATGTAACAAAGGAAGAAGATGTTAAAAATGTAGTGGACTACACAATGGCCCAATATGGAAAGTTGGACATCATGTATAATAATGCTGGCATAGGGGGTTTTCCCACGCCAAGCATAATCGAAACTACTCTGTCTGAGTTTGAGGAG GTGATGAAGGTGAACCTTATCGGGTCATTCTTGGGAACGAAGCATGCAGCTCGGGTTATGATCCCTACTAAACAAGGAAGCATAATAACAACATCAAGTACATCCTCAATTATAGGAGGTGGAGCTATATATTCTTATACTAGCTCAAAACATGGAGTAGTAGGGTTAATGAAAAATGCAGCAGTAGAACTTGGAAATTACGGTATTCGGGTTAATTGTGTTGCACCATATTTGACTTCTACTCCTATGGCTAGATCATTTCTTAATATAAAAGATGAAGATTTTTCAAACTTTTATTCAAACATAAAAGGTGAAAGATGCAAAGTTGAAGATATTGCAAATGCGGCTTTGTTTCTTGCAAGTGATGATGCAAAGTATGTTAGTGGTCATAatcttgttgttgatggtggaTTTACCATCATGAATCCTGGATTTTGTATATATGAATATACTAAGTAG